The sequence below is a genomic window from Terriglobia bacterium.
TCCGATGCCGGGCGCAATCACCCCGCCCAGGTACTCGCCCTTGGCGGAAATCGCGTCGAAGGTGGTGGCCGTGCCGAAGTCCACCACGATGCAGGGTCCGCCGAATTTCTGGAACGCGGCGACGCCGTTCACCACGCGGTCGGCGCCGACCTCCGCCGGATTATCGTAGTGCACCGGCATGCCGGTCTTGACGCCCGGCTCGATGAACAGCGGCTTGGTGTGAAAATATTGTTCGCAGACCTCGTGCAGGGTGGTGTCCATGGGCGGCACCACCGACGAGATCACGATTCCCTTTACCTGCTCGACTTCCAATTGCGCCATGGCGAACAGGTTGCGGAAGAGCACGCCGTACTCGTCCACCGTCTGCGTCTTGATGGTGGCGACGCGCCAGTGCGCCAGCAGGCGCGCAGGCTCGCTGTCGCGTTCGAACCCGGCGGCGGATTCGAAGACGCCCAGCACCGTATTGGTGTTGCCCACATCGAGAACCAAAAGCATGGCTTCGGGCTCTAGGCTTCAGGCTTCAGGCCTGAGGCTGTCTGAATGACTCACCCATGAGTTGCATGGCGGTAGCCGCCCTCGGCTGCCGCAACTCTATTCCGATCCGTGTTCATCCGTGGCGATCCGTGGTTAATCCTGTTCCCTCACTCCCCCCGAAAGCACTGTCCTTACGCCGGACTCCGTCCGCACCCGCAAAAACCCGCGCTCATCCAGGCCTTCGGTGACTCCCTCGTAACCGCCGTCTTCCTCGACCCGCACGCGCCGCCCACGGGCCGACGAAGAACTCTGTTCAAAGCGCAGCCGCACCTGGTTGCGCGCCGCAGCATCGGGAAGCCGGCGGTACTCGCGGTCGAGCGATTTTAGCAAAGCGGCCGCCAGTTCCACCCGCGACCACGTTCTCCCGCTCTCCATCCGCAACGACGTCGCTGCGATGCTGGGAGGAAACGTCTCCTGGTTGACGTTGATGCCCATGCCCACAACCGCGTAGCGCACGCGCGTGGCCTCGGCATTCATCTCGATGAGGATGCCGCAGAATTTCTTGCCGCCGAGCAGCAGGTCGTTGGGCCAGCGCAAATCGGCGCGCAAGCCGGTCACCTGTTCGACCCCTTGGCGCACCGCGAGTCCAGCCGCCAGGGAAAGCATGAGCACATCGGCCGGCGCGACCTGCGGGCGCAAGACGACCGAGCAGTAGATTCCCGCCGAGCGCGCCGAGTGCCACCCGTGACCTCCGCGGCCGCGGCCCGCCGTCTGCTCCTCGGCCACGTACACGCTGCCCTCAGGCGCCGGGATCCCCGCCGCGTGCGATCTTCGCCCGGTGGCGCGGTCAGGCGAACCTGCGGCGGCGGCGTTCATCGCTTCCGCGTTGGTGGAGCCGATGCGGAAGTAATGATGAATGTGCTCGGCAAAGATGGTGCCCTGGAGTGCGGGCGCAAGAAATTCGGGCAGCATCAGGTCAGGCATGCTTTCGATCTGGTATCCCGTCGCAGGACGGCCGACGATGCGCACGCCCAGCCGCCGTAACTGCTGCACCAGGCGCCAGACTTCCGACCGGCTGGCCGCAATCTCCTGCGCCAGCTTGGTGCCGCTCACTACCACCATGGCGTGGTCGGCAAGCAGGCGCACGATCCGGCCCAGCCGCGCGTCGCTCAGCGCGCCGTCGTGGACGCGCAGTTTCGCCGGGGGCCGCAATTGCCGCGGTGTCCGGGATGTGCGGTTGCGTGGTATGGGGAGATTATGCGTGACCAGCGAATAGGAACGCAAAGTATTCCGCGATCCGAAGTGCCGCTGACGGCTGAGAGCTGATAGCTGAGAGCTCAGAGCTAGGCGGGTTTCGTCCTCAAATTCATGTCTACCGCGGACGGGGAATGGGTGAGCGAGCCGATGGAGATGAACTCCACGCCGGTTTCCGCGTAGGCGCGCACGGTTTCCAGGTTCACCCCGCCGGAAACCTCCAGCGGCACGCGGCGCGTGTGATGCGCCACCCGCACCACCGCGCGTTTGACCTCCTCCACCGGCATGTTATCGAGCAGAATGGCTTCGGCGC
It includes:
- a CDS encoding type III pantothenate kinase; protein product: MLLVLDVGNTNTVLGVFESAAGFERDSEPARLLAHWRVATIKTQTVDEYGVLFRNLFAMAQLEVEQVKGIVISSVVPPMDTTLHEVCEQYFHTKPLFIEPGVKTGMPVHYDNPAEVGADRVVNGVAAFQKFGGPCIVVDFGTATTFDAISAKGEYLGGVIAPGIGISADALFEHTARLPRVDIRKPAKIIGTNTVSSLQAGLFYGYLGLVDGILERLIAELGEKTKVVATGGLGSMIGAHSRFITEVDDLLTLEGLRIIWQRNQATPSAKRKTAK
- a CDS encoding biotin--[acetyl-CoA-carboxylase] ligase; protein product: MRPPAKLRVHDGALSDARLGRIVRLLADHAMVVVSGTKLAQEIAASRSEVWRLVQQLRRLGVRIVGRPATGYQIESMPDLMLPEFLAPALQGTIFAEHIHHYFRIGSTNAEAMNAAAAGSPDRATGRRSHAAGIPAPEGSVYVAEEQTAGRGRGGHGWHSARSAGIYCSVVLRPQVAPADVLMLSLAAGLAVRQGVEQVTGLRADLRWPNDLLLGGKKFCGILIEMNAEATRVRYAVVGMGINVNQETFPPSIAATSLRMESGRTWSRVELAAALLKSLDREYRRLPDAAARNQVRLRFEQSSSSARGRRVRVEEDGGYEGVTEGLDERGFLRVRTESGVRTVLSGGVREQD